The proteins below come from a single Mucilaginibacter mali genomic window:
- a CDS encoding glycoside hydrolase family 78 protein, whose amino-acid sequence MKACFKYVLLLLLISAQVFAQSLKVTALQCEYKPNPQGIESLAPKLSWQLQSTQQQTLQTAYRIQVTDGKAVMWDSKKVNSAASIQVAYHGKPLLPAKTYYWKVMVWDNYGQTSGWSNTANWQMGLLNAAGWKGAQWIAYDKIPDTSVITPLIHLRGPKKLGLANDVLPLVRKTFTVKAPLKKATLYICGLGHFDLSLNGKKIGDHFLDPGWTMYTKQALYVPFDVTQQLLSGKNTIGVMLGNGFYYIPRDKRYRKMTGAYGHPKLICRLVMEHTDGTVENLVSDKSWKTSPGPITFSSIYGGEDYNANLEQKDWDTNTFNDAKWQDAITVDGSPQLNAQQADPLKVMQTFTPVAQKTLISGAVVYDLGQNFSGIPQVTVQGKKGDTVRLIPAELVNEDGSANQKGSGSPYYCNYILKGNEVESWQPRFTYYGFRYVQVQTNAKVVAIKGLHTRNSAAEAGSFASSNALFNKTFNLINWAMRSNMASVMTDCPTREKLGWLEQAHLVGASLHYNYDLHGLALKCIDDMRKAQTPEGLVPEIAPEFTQFTEPFRDSPEWGSNAVIFPWYVYQWYGDQQVLAESYDMMKRYIAYLGTKAVDNILTQGLGDWYDQGPKPPGLSQQTPKGITATAMYYYDLDIATKVAFLLGKDADAKAYQKLATEVKAAYNKAFFNADIKQYGTGSQTANAMSVYMGLVDDKDKPAVIENIVKELKEHNYALTAGDIGFHYLISVLDEAGRSDVIYLMNNRSDVPGYGYQLAHGATALTESWGALPSVSNNHFMLGHLMEWFYTGLSGIRQGEGSVAFKKIEIKPQVVGDVTSASANYQSPYGVISSSWKKQGDKFVLSVSIPANTTATVYMPCKDAANITLGDKNNKNRKGFEFIGYNKGIAILGVGSGNYTFTAQ is encoded by the coding sequence ATGAAAGCTTGCTTTAAATACGTTTTGCTGTTATTACTGATCTCTGCACAGGTTTTTGCGCAGAGCTTAAAAGTTACAGCATTGCAATGCGAGTATAAACCCAACCCACAGGGTATTGAAAGCTTAGCCCCCAAACTAAGCTGGCAATTGCAAAGTACCCAACAGCAAACCCTGCAAACCGCTTACCGCATACAGGTAACCGACGGCAAAGCCGTGATGTGGGATAGCAAAAAAGTAAATTCGGCCGCATCTATACAGGTAGCTTATCATGGCAAACCATTACTACCGGCTAAAACTTATTATTGGAAGGTGATGGTTTGGGATAACTATGGGCAAACATCGGGCTGGAGCAATACGGCCAACTGGCAAATGGGCCTGCTAAATGCTGCCGGCTGGAAAGGTGCCCAATGGATAGCTTATGATAAGATACCCGATACATCGGTGATTACCCCGCTGATACACCTGCGCGGGCCTAAAAAACTGGGTTTGGCTAATGATGTGTTGCCGCTGGTACGCAAAACTTTCACGGTGAAAGCGCCATTGAAAAAAGCTACACTTTACATTTGCGGCCTTGGCCATTTTGATTTAAGCCTGAACGGTAAAAAAATAGGCGACCATTTCCTCGATCCTGGATGGACCATGTATACCAAACAGGCTTTATACGTGCCGTTTGATGTGACCCAACAACTGCTATCGGGTAAAAATACCATCGGGGTGATGCTGGGCAACGGCTTTTATTATATCCCGCGCGATAAACGCTACCGTAAAATGACGGGTGCTTATGGTCATCCTAAACTGATATGCCGTTTGGTGATGGAGCATACCGATGGTACTGTAGAGAATTTAGTTAGCGATAAAAGCTGGAAAACATCGCCCGGCCCCATAACCTTCAGCAGCATTTACGGCGGTGAAGATTATAACGCCAATCTTGAACAAAAAGACTGGGATACCAATACGTTTAACGATGCCAAATGGCAAGATGCCATAACAGTTGATGGTTCACCGCAATTGAACGCGCAGCAGGCCGACCCGCTGAAAGTGATGCAAACCTTTACGCCGGTTGCCCAAAAAACGCTGATCAGCGGAGCCGTGGTTTATGACCTGGGGCAGAATTTTTCGGGCATCCCGCAGGTAACGGTGCAAGGCAAAAAAGGCGATACCGTTCGGCTCATCCCCGCCGAACTGGTGAACGAAGATGGCAGCGCCAACCAAAAGGGTTCGGGGAGCCCTTATTATTGCAATTACATTTTAAAAGGTAATGAAGTGGAAAGTTGGCAGCCGCGGTTCACCTATTACGGTTTCAGGTATGTGCAGGTGCAAACTAATGCCAAAGTGGTAGCGATTAAAGGCTTGCATACCCGCAATTCGGCGGCCGAAGCGGGGAGTTTTGCCAGCTCTAACGCCTTGTTCAATAAAACGTTCAACCTGATTAATTGGGCCATGCGCAGCAATATGGCCAGCGTAATGACCGATTGCCCCACCCGCGAAAAGTTGGGCTGGTTGGAGCAGGCGCATTTGGTAGGCGCGTCGCTGCACTATAATTACGATTTGCATGGCCTGGCGCTGAAATGTATAGACGATATGCGCAAAGCCCAAACACCCGAAGGTTTGGTGCCCGAAATAGCACCCGAGTTTACGCAGTTCACCGAGCCGTTCCGCGATTCGCCGGAGTGGGGCAGCAACGCGGTGATCTTCCCCTGGTATGTGTATCAATGGTATGGCGATCAGCAAGTGCTGGCCGAGAGTTATGATATGATGAAACGTTATATCGCTTACCTGGGTACAAAGGCTGTTGACAATATCCTTACACAAGGCCTGGGTGATTGGTACGATCAGGGGCCAAAGCCGCCCGGTCTTTCACAGCAGACACCAAAAGGTATCACCGCTACGGCCATGTACTATTACGATCTGGATATTGCCACCAAGGTAGCTTTTCTGTTAGGGAAAGATGCCGATGCCAAAGCCTATCAAAAACTGGCCACCGAAGTAAAGGCCGCTTATAACAAAGCGTTCTTTAATGCAGATATCAAACAATACGGCACCGGCAGCCAGACGGCCAATGCCATGTCGGTTTATATGGGTTTGGTTGATGATAAGGATAAACCTGCCGTTATTGAAAACATTGTTAAAGAACTAAAAGAACATAACTATGCCCTCACTGCCGGCGATATCGGTTTCCATTATCTTATCTCTGTACTGGATGAGGCCGGGCGCTCGGATGTTATCTACCTTATGAATAACCGCTCGGATGTGCCGGGCTACGGTTACCAGTTGGCCCATGGCGCAACAGCACTGACCGAAAGCTGGGGCGCGCTCCCATCGGTATCCAACAACCACTTTATGCTGGGGCATTTGATGGAATGGTTCTATACCGGGCTGTCGGGCATCAGGCAGGGCGAAGGCAGTGTGGCCTTTAAAAAGATAGAGATAAAGCCGCAGGTGGTAGGCGATGTTACATCGGCATCGGCAAACTATCAATCACCGTATGGCGTTATATCCAGCAGTTGGAAAAAGCAGGGCGATAAATTTGTGCTGTCGGTAAGTATTCCTGCTAACACTACCGCCACCGTTTACATGCCATGTAAAGATGCAGCCAACATTACCCTGGGCGATAAAAACAATAAAAACCGCAAAGGATTTGAATTTATAGGATACAATAAAGGGATAGCGATATTAGGCGTAGGCTCGGGTAATTATACGTTCACCGCCCAATAA
- a CDS encoding glycoside hydrolase family protein, translating to MMKRTIKLFTLLLAMGAFLSASAQGKKTKATAAKKAAALPATVSDKTMQGIYNEIKTPYKYGLVIATDDNSKKTDCPSVFRKGNEWFMTYLIFTGRGYETWLAQSKDLLHWETKGRIMSFSDSTAANWDANQKAGYIALQDPAWGGSYALQQYQGKYWMSYFGGHDKGYEKGLLSIGIASTSKDPSTVHEWDRTDHPVLMATDENVSWWDNHTLYKETIIWDKAKHTGHQFVMYYNANGDSLNKKRGAERIGMATSDDMLHWTRFGKNPVLNHHTGITGDPYLQKIGNLWVMFYFGAFWKDTKGAFNRFACSYDLVNWTEWKGDNLIESSEPYDDQFAHKSFVVKYKGVVYHFYCAVNKADQRGIAVATSKDMGKSEVNFIAPPVKKK from the coding sequence ATGATGAAACGTACGATCAAGCTGTTTACATTACTGTTAGCCATGGGTGCCTTCCTGTCTGCATCTGCACAGGGCAAAAAAACAAAAGCCACAGCCGCAAAAAAGGCCGCCGCTTTGCCCGCCACCGTGAGCGATAAAACCATGCAGGGCATCTATAACGAAATAAAAACGCCCTACAAATACGGCCTGGTTATCGCCACGGATGATAACTCCAAAAAAACCGATTGCCCAAGCGTGTTCCGCAAAGGTAACGAATGGTTTATGACCTACCTCATCTTCACCGGCCGCGGTTACGAAACCTGGCTGGCCCAAAGTAAGGACTTGTTACATTGGGAAACCAAAGGCCGCATCATGTCGTTCAGCGATAGTACGGCCGCTAATTGGGATGCTAACCAAAAAGCAGGCTACATTGCTTTGCAGGATCCGGCCTGGGGCGGCAGTTACGCCCTGCAGCAATATCAGGGTAAATACTGGATGAGCTATTTCGGAGGGCATGATAAGGGGTATGAGAAAGGCTTGTTGTCTATCGGTATCGCGTCTACCAGCAAAGACCCGTCAACCGTGCACGAATGGGACAGGACCGACCACCCCGTACTGATGGCTACCGACGAGAACGTAAGCTGGTGGGATAACCACACCCTTTATAAAGAGACCATAATTTGGGATAAGGCCAAGCATACCGGCCACCAATTTGTGATGTATTATAATGCCAACGGCGATAGCCTGAACAAAAAACGCGGCGCCGAACGCATTGGCATGGCCACCAGCGACGATATGCTGCACTGGACCCGCTTCGGCAAAAACCCGGTGCTGAACCACCATACCGGCATCACCGGCGACCCATACCTACAAAAGATAGGTAACCTGTGGGTGATGTTCTATTTCGGTGCGTTTTGGAAAGATACCAAGGGCGCGTTCAACCGCTTTGCCTGCTCATACGATTTAGTGAACTGGACCGAATGGAAGGGCGACAACCTGATCGAGTCGAGCGAACCTTACGATGACCAGTTCGCGCATAAATCGTTCGTGGTGAAGTATAAAGGTGTGGTATACCACTTCTACTGCGCGGTAAACAAAGCCGACCAGCGGGGTATAGCGGTGGCTACATCAAAAGATATGGGCAAAAGCGAGGTGAATTTTATAGCGCCGCCGGTTAAGAAAAAATAG
- the galB gene encoding beta-galactosidase GalB, with amino-acid sequence MRYIYILCFLLISGFANAQNARKTESFNAGWKFYLGDEPNAKEAAFNDSKWRSLNLPHDWSIEGPFDEKHSTGQNEGGLPAGIGWYRKTFTVPASAKGKHLFIDFDGVYRNSEVWINGHLLGTRPNGYISFEYELTEHLKFGAQNVIAIKVDNSQQPNSRWYSGSGIYRNVWLVTKNSLHIDHWGIQLTTPIIKDKQATVELAISVKNAEARINGDKNAIVVFPLQVKTTVYDATNKQVASNITFANMTDDIERQRIFQAIHIPNPKLWSTNLPYIYRVRVQLQNGTQLVDEQTINTGIRTFNFDAVKGFSLNGIPTKINGVCMHHDLGVLGAAVNTRAIERQLQILKDMGCNAIRTSHNPPAPELLDLCDRMGFLVMDEAFDMWKKKKNKFDYAVDWDKWHVQDLQDQILRDRNHPSVFVWSIGNEIREQRDSTGITIGRELVDIVKQLDKTRPVTSALSDADPTKNFIYQSGALDLVGLNYHQEVYADFPKNYPGQKFIGTEQMSALESRGFYDEPTDTTRFWPQSSKEKYTRGNPEMAVTAYDNVAAYWGSTHETTWKIIKKYPFLSGMFVWTGFDYLGEPTPYPWPARSSYFGIVDLAGFPKDVYYMYQSEWTNKPVLHLLPHWNWQPGKTVDIWAYYNNADEVELYLNGKSLGIRKKQGDDLHVVWKVKYEAGTLKAISRKDGKIVKTEQVVTAGEPYQIKLNADRSTIKADGKDLSFVTVTVLDKQGNPVPNADNLIRFNIEGAGVLKAVDNGSQTNLQSFQSKQCKLFSGKCLVIIQSGQKKGNIAVTATGNGLKSASLGLIGG; translated from the coding sequence ATGCGATACATTTATATTCTCTGCTTCCTGTTAATTAGTGGTTTTGCCAACGCCCAAAATGCGCGCAAAACCGAGAGCTTCAACGCTGGCTGGAAGTTTTATTTGGGCGATGAACCTAATGCTAAGGAAGCCGCTTTTAACGATAGCAAATGGCGCAGCCTCAACCTGCCGCACGATTGGAGCATTGAAGGTCCTTTCGATGAGAAGCACTCCACCGGTCAGAACGAGGGTGGGCTACCTGCGGGGATTGGCTGGTACCGCAAAACGTTTACGGTGCCGGCATCGGCCAAGGGAAAACATTTGTTTATTGATTTTGACGGCGTTTACCGCAACAGCGAAGTTTGGATAAACGGACATTTGCTGGGCACCAGGCCTAATGGCTATATCTCGTTTGAATATGAGTTGACGGAGCATTTAAAGTTTGGCGCACAGAATGTGATAGCCATTAAGGTTGATAATTCGCAGCAGCCTAATTCGCGCTGGTATTCGGGTTCGGGGATATACCGGAATGTGTGGCTGGTGACAAAGAATAGCCTTCACATAGACCATTGGGGAATACAATTGACCACACCGATTATTAAAGATAAACAAGCGACGGTTGAACTGGCTATATCAGTAAAGAATGCCGAAGCCCGGATAAACGGAGATAAGAATGCTATCGTGGTTTTTCCCTTGCAAGTCAAAACCACTGTTTACGATGCAACTAATAAACAGGTTGCAAGTAATATAACTTTTGCAAATATGACAGACGACATCGAGCGTCAACGCATTTTCCAGGCAATACACATTCCTAATCCTAAACTTTGGTCAACCAACCTTCCTTATATTTATCGGGTAAGGGTTCAGCTACAAAATGGAACTCAGTTGGTGGATGAACAGACCATTAATACCGGCATCCGAACCTTTAATTTCGACGCAGTCAAAGGCTTCAGCCTGAACGGGATTCCTACAAAAATCAACGGCGTTTGTATGCACCATGATCTGGGCGTTTTGGGTGCCGCCGTCAACACCCGCGCCATCGAACGCCAGTTACAGATATTAAAAGATATGGGCTGCAACGCCATCCGCACATCGCACAACCCGCCAGCTCCCGAATTGCTTGACCTGTGCGACCGAATGGGCTTCCTGGTGATGGACGAGGCCTTTGATATGTGGAAGAAAAAGAAAAACAAGTTTGATTATGCAGTAGATTGGGATAAATGGCATGTGCAGGATCTGCAGGATCAAATATTGCGCGACCGTAACCATCCATCGGTTTTTGTGTGGAGCATCGGTAACGAGATCCGCGAACAGCGCGACAGTACGGGTATTACCATTGGGCGTGAGCTGGTGGATATTGTAAAGCAACTGGATAAAACCCGCCCGGTTACTTCAGCCCTGAGCGATGCCGATCCGACGAAGAATTTTATTTATCAATCGGGCGCGCTCGATCTGGTGGGATTGAATTATCACCAGGAAGTTTATGCCGATTTCCCGAAGAATTATCCGGGCCAAAAGTTTATCGGTACCGAGCAAATGTCGGCATTAGAGAGCCGTGGTTTTTATGATGAACCTACCGATACCACCCGTTTCTGGCCACAAAGCTCAAAAGAAAAATATACCAGGGGCAATCCAGAAATGGCCGTTACCGCCTACGATAACGTGGCCGCCTACTGGGGATCGACCCACGAAACAACCTGGAAGATCATTAAAAAATATCCTTTCCTTTCGGGGATGTTTGTGTGGACCGGATTTGATTATTTGGGCGAACCTACACCTTACCCATGGCCGGCCCGCAGTTCATATTTCGGAATTGTTGACCTGGCCGGTTTCCCTAAGGATGTTTACTACATGTACCAAAGCGAGTGGACTAACAAACCGGTACTGCACCTGCTGCCGCACTGGAACTGGCAGCCGGGTAAAACAGTTGATATTTGGGCGTATTATAATAACGCCGACGAAGTGGAACTATACCTGAACGGTAAAAGCCTCGGCATCCGTAAAAAACAAGGCGATGATCTGCACGTGGTATGGAAGGTGAAATATGAAGCCGGTACGCTAAAGGCCATATCCCGAAAAGATGGGAAAATCGTTAAAACGGAACAGGTAGTAACTGCGGGAGAGCCCTATCAAATAAAACTAAATGCCGATAGAAGCACTATTAAAGCCGATGGAAAGGATCTTTCTTTTGTTACCGTAACTGTGCTGGATAAGCAGGGAAACCCTGTTCCTAATGCCGATAATCTGATCAGATTTAATATTGAGGGCGCAGGTGTATTGAAGGCGGTAGATAACGGATCGCAAACCAACCTGCAATCATTCCAATCAAAACAGTGCAAATTGTTTAGCGGAAAATGCCTGGTTATTATACAATCGGGTCAGAAGAAAGGTAATATAGCTGTTACAGCTACGGGTAATGGATTGAAATCCGCATCACTAGGGCTGATTGGTGGCTGA
- a CDS encoding substrate-binding domain-containing protein produces the protein MKQQNIFDFINVDGLSLTPKYIQLANSIQDAVSSGKIKSNWILPSLHELTYHLEISKETADRGYKYLRDLGVLSSVPGKGHYVTAKKVVQPRKIFLLLDKLNAGRKTFYDVFSQVLGDDVTIDFYIYNDDYELFKKLLNRRREGYSHYVILPHFAEGGERAHELLNTIPKDKLILLDQSVVGVDGDFGSVSENFKRNIYKAMETVLEDLSKYDTIRIISSSNINLSADLSAGFNLFCQQYAFERSIEQNVQDLQVKKGEVFICLHDDDLVTLIEMIRTAGLEVGEDVGIISYNETPLKRYILKGITTISTDFEQMGIKAAKMVLKNQMEHVELDCRLKLRHSL, from the coding sequence ATGAAGCAGCAAAATATCTTCGATTTTATTAATGTTGATGGGCTTTCATTAACACCCAAGTATATCCAGTTGGCTAATTCCATACAGGACGCGGTGAGTTCGGGCAAGATCAAGAGCAACTGGATCCTGCCATCGTTGCATGAGTTGACCTATCACCTGGAAATTTCGAAGGAAACGGCAGACCGTGGCTACAAATACCTGCGCGATCTGGGGGTGCTTTCATCGGTACCGGGAAAAGGCCATTATGTAACCGCTAAAAAGGTAGTGCAGCCCCGTAAAATATTTTTGCTGCTGGATAAGCTGAACGCCGGTCGTAAAACATTTTACGATGTGTTTAGCCAGGTGCTGGGCGATGATGTAACCATCGATTTTTATATTTATAACGACGATTACGAGCTGTTTAAAAAACTGCTGAACCGCCGCCGCGAGGGTTACTCGCACTACGTAATATTGCCGCACTTTGCCGAAGGTGGCGAACGCGCGCACGAATTGCTGAACACCATCCCCAAGGATAAACTGATACTGCTCGACCAGTCGGTGGTTGGCGTGGATGGCGATTTTGGTTCGGTATCCGAAAATTTCAAGCGCAATATTTATAAAGCCATGGAAACCGTGTTGGAAGACCTGAGCAAGTACGATACCATCCGCATTATATCATCGTCAAACATTAATCTTTCTGCTGATCTGAGCGCTGGCTTTAACCTGTTTTGCCAGCAATACGCGTTCGAACGCAGCATCGAACAAAATGTGCAAGACTTGCAGGTGAAGAAGGGCGAGGTATTTATTTGCCTGCATGATGATGACCTGGTGACCCTGATAGAAATGATCCGGACCGCCGGGCTGGAAGTAGGAGAGGACGTGGGCATTATCTCTTATAACGAAACCCCACTTAAGAGATACATCCTGAAGGGTATTACCACTATCTCAACGGATTTTGAGCAAATGGGCATTAAGGCCGCCAAAATGGTACTGAAAAACCAAATGGAGCACGTGGAGCTGGATTGCAGGTTGAAATTGAGGCACTCGTTGTAG